One window from the genome of Candidatus Hydrogenedentota bacterium encodes:
- a CDS encoding sugar ABC transporter permease, whose amino-acid sequence MTKTDKRNLRNGLLFAAPYIMGFLLFTLYPLAASLYYSLCQYNVIRDPVYIGLENYATLFTKDPLFWKSLYNTLYFTAFSVPLGLAFSIGLAMLLNQKVRAMSVYRTVFFLPTIVPIVASAVLWLWVLNPESGLINGMLRQFFGVDGPGWIADEQWSKPSLILMSLWGVGGAMVIFLAGLAEAPQSLYEVAEIDGAGRWAKFRNVTLPMLTPTILFNLVMGLIGAFQYFTQVYVMTGGKGGPMDSTMFYALYLYRNSFYYLRMGYASAMAWLLFVVILAATVVVLISSKRWVHYHGE is encoded by the coding sequence ATGACGAAGACCGACAAGCGAAACCTGCGCAACGGCCTCTTGTTCGCGGCGCCCTATATCATGGGATTTCTCCTGTTTACGCTTTATCCGCTGGCCGCGAGCCTCTATTACAGCCTCTGCCAGTACAACGTGATTCGCGATCCGGTCTACATCGGTCTTGAAAATTACGCAACGCTGTTCACCAAGGATCCGCTTTTCTGGAAATCGCTTTATAACACGCTCTACTTTACCGCGTTTTCCGTCCCGCTCGGTTTGGCGTTCAGCATCGGCCTTGCGATGTTGCTCAACCAAAAAGTCCGGGCGATGTCCGTGTACCGGACGGTCTTCTTCCTGCCAACCATCGTACCCATCGTCGCGTCGGCCGTGTTGTGGCTATGGGTGTTGAATCCCGAAAGCGGGTTGATCAACGGCATGCTCCGCCAGTTTTTCGGCGTTGACGGCCCCGGCTGGATTGCCGACGAACAGTGGTCGAAACCCTCGCTGATTCTCATGAGCCTGTGGGGAGTGGGGGGGGCCATGGTCATTTTTCTCGCCGGACTCGCCGAGGCGCCGCAATCGCTTTACGAGGTGGCCGAAATTGACGGCGCGGGGCGTTGGGCGAAGTTCCGCAACGTGACGCTGCCCATGTTGACGCCGACGATCCTTTTCAACCTTGTAATGGGCCTCATCGGCGCGTTCCAGTATTTCACGCAGGTCTACGTCATGACCGGCGGCAAGGGCGGCCCCATGGACAGCACCATGTTCTACGCGCTGTACCTGTATCGCAATTCGTTCTATTACCTGCGCATGGGCTACGCGTCCGCCATGGCATGGCTGCTGTTCGTGGTTATTCTCGCGGCTACCGTGGTGGTCCTCATTTCGAGCAAGCGCTGGGTCCATTACCATGGCGAATAA
- a CDS encoding HAD family hydrolase, whose protein sequence is MGMNAEPPRIHTHPPKPLASPALIVFDIDGTLFETHRVTVPAVQRTLAAYGLPVPDAETVCRFFGQPNELYLEWLASWIPPVRRDEIIDAINRLELELIATEGCLYPGVRGLLERLASEGHVLALCSNGPDDYVETFVEAHGLGTLCRVVRARGARYPGKREMQAEILALIPVRPAIMVGDRKDDIGAAHANGMLALAAGYGFGTEAELSEADAHAASPEELESAIRAILSKHVRSHF, encoded by the coding sequence ATGGGAATGAACGCGGAACCCCCAAGAATCCATACCCACCCCCCCAAACCCTTGGCTTCACCGGCCCTGATCGTTTTCGATATTGACGGGACGTTGTTTGAGACGCATCGCGTGACCGTTCCGGCGGTCCAGCGGACGCTGGCGGCCTATGGCTTGCCGGTTCCCGACGCCGAAACCGTTTGCCGGTTTTTTGGCCAACCCAACGAACTGTATCTCGAATGGTTGGCCTCCTGGATTCCCCCGGTTCGTCGCGACGAAATCATTGACGCAATCAACCGGCTCGAACTCGAACTGATCGCGACCGAAGGATGCCTTTATCCGGGTGTGCGTGGCCTGCTCGAGCGGCTCGCGTCGGAAGGCCACGTGCTCGCGTTGTGCTCGAATGGTCCCGACGATTACGTCGAAACCTTTGTCGAGGCGCATGGCCTTGGAACGCTGTGCCGGGTCGTTCGCGCCCGTGGCGCTCGATATCCGGGCAAACGCGAGATGCAGGCCGAGATTCTGGCGTTGATCCCCGTGCGGCCCGCGATCATGGTGGGCGATAGAAAAGACGATATCGGGGCCGCCCATGCGAACGGGATGCTCGCATTGGCCGCCGGGTACGGATTTGGAACGGAAGCCGAACTATCGGAGGCTGATGCGCACGCCGCGTCGCCGGAAGAACTTGAATCCGCGATTCGTGCTATCTTGTCAAAGCATGTAAGAAGCCATTTTTAG